In Companilactobacillus allii, one genomic interval encodes:
- a CDS encoding AAA family ATPase — MSILPVNEPHTPIDTPRNFFIYGATMSGKSYLAEHFPSPLFLNTDGNSLAQSAPAIQIRNIKNANGRGLKQSIITQLDEIIRALQNEHHTYETVVVDVIDDVCVMLEQAICADEGVQTLADIGYGKGFSMFNTVLQEMVMDLKALPLNVVYISRAITEGEGIQAHEIPSLRTKYYNIVNGNADLVIYTQRIGKRYIRKVTDRRKEYIREQIDDPKILRILDNVPGVYDKPVQTSISEQNKIIKQQEEQQQIEGDK, encoded by the coding sequence ATGTCAATACTACCAGTTAACGAACCACATACGCCGATTGACACACCACGCAATTTCTTCATATATGGTGCCACCATGTCAGGCAAGAGTTACTTAGCAGAACACTTTCCAAGTCCATTATTCCTGAATACTGATGGTAATTCATTAGCACAATCAGCGCCAGCCATCCAAATCAGGAACATCAAGAATGCTAATGGACGTGGATTAAAACAAAGTATTATCACGCAACTAGATGAGATAATTCGAGCATTACAGAATGAACATCATACATATGAAACAGTAGTAGTAGATGTTATAGATGATGTCTGTGTGATGCTAGAACAAGCCATCTGTGCTGATGAAGGAGTTCAAACATTGGCAGATATTGGATATGGTAAAGGATTTTCAATGTTCAATACTGTATTGCAAGAAATGGTAATGGATCTAAAAGCATTGCCTTTGAATGTAGTTTATATCAGTCGAGCAATTACTGAAGGCGAAGGAATTCAAGCACATGAAATTCCTAGTCTTAGAACTAAGTATTATAACATTGTAAATGGTAATGCCGACTTAGTTATTTACACACAACGAATTGGTAAGAGATATATCCGCAAAGTCACAGATAGACGTAAAGAGTATATCCGTGAACAGATTGATGACCCTAAAATCTTAAGGATTTTGGATAATGTACCAGGTGTTTATGATAAGCCGGTTCAAACATCAATTTCAGAACAGAACAAAATTATTAAACAACAAGAAGAACAACAACAAATTGAGGGAGATAAATAA